From Zingiber officinale cultivar Zhangliang chromosome 5B, Zo_v1.1, whole genome shotgun sequence, the proteins below share one genomic window:
- the LOC121984799 gene encoding glyceraldehyde-3-phosphate dehydrogenase B, chloroplastic-like, protein MASHATLASSRIPCSMGFHSKTNSPCFTKRLEFAEFSGLKSCSSITFAGHSREASFSEALAYQLSTKAARAVPPKGVTVAKLKVAINGFGRIGRNFLRCWHGRKDSPLEVIVVNDSGGVKNASHLLKYDSMLGTFKADVKIVDNETISVDGKPIKVVANRDPLKLPWAELGIDIVIEGTGVFVDGPGAGKHIQAGAKKVIITAPAKGADIPTYVVGVNEGDYSHEVSNIVSNASCTTNCLAPFVKILDEEFGIVKGTMTTTHSYTGDQRLLDASHRDLRRARAAALNIVPTSTGAAKAVSLVLPQLKGKLNGIALRVPTPNVSVVDLVINVEKKGISAEDVNAAFRKAADGPLKGVLAVCDIPLVSVDFRCTDVSSTIDSSLTMVMGEDMVKVVAWYDNEWGYSQRVVDLAHLVASQWPGAPAQASGDPLEDFCQTNPSTDECKVFES, encoded by the exons ATGGCGAGCCATGCAACTCTTGCCTCCTCCAGAATCCCTTGCAGCATGGGGTTCCACTCCAAGACCAACTCACCCTGCTTCACCAAG AGGCTAGAGTTTGCTGAATTCTCCGGACTAAAATCATGCTCGAGCATCACTTTTGCAGGGCACAGCAGAGAAGCATCCTTCTCGGAAGCGTTGGCCTACCAGTTATCTACCAAG GCAGCTAGAGCTGTTCCTCCAAAAGGGGTGACTGTTGCAAAGTTGAAGGTTGCAATCAATGGTTTCGGGAGAATAGGTCGAAACTTCCTCCGCTGTTGGCACGGCCGGAAGGACTCACCGCTGGAGGTCATCGTCGTCAACGACAGTGGCGGTGTCAAGAAT GCATCTCACCTTCTCAAATATGACTCAATGCTTGGGACCTTCAAAGCTGATGTGAAGATTGTAGACAATGAGACTATCAGCGTCGACGGCAAGCCCATCAAGGTCGTAGCCAATCGCGATCCTCTCAAGTTACCTTGGGCCGAGCTCGGAATCGATATCGTCATTGAG GGGACGGGAGTCTTTGTCGATGGTCCGGGAGCTGGGAAACACATACAGGCCGGTGCAAAGAAGGTGATCATCACAGCACCAGCAAAAGGAGCAGACATTCCGACGTACGTTGTGGGGGTGAATGAGGGAGATTACAGTCACGAGGTTTCAAATATAGTTAG CAATGCATCTTGCACAACCAATTGCCTCGCTCCTTTCGTCAAGATCTTGGACGAAGAATTCG GCATTGTGAAGGGAACCATGACGACTACTCACTCTTACACAGGAGATCAG AGGCTGCTAGATGCGTCGCACAGGGACTTGAGGCGCGCGCGAGCGGCGGCGCTGAACATTGTGCCGACGAGCACCGGCGCAGCAAAAGCGGTGTCGCTGGTGCTGCCGCAGCTCAAGGGGAAGCTCAACGGGATCGCGCTTCGCGTGCCGACGCCCAACGTGTCGGTCGTCGACCTGGTCATCAACGTCGAGAAGAAGGGAATTTCGGCGGAAGACGTCAACGCCGCGTTCCGAAAGGCCGCTGACGGGCCGCTGAAGGGCGTCCTGGCCGTGTGCGACATTCCCCTGGTTTCCGTTGACTTCCGATGCACCGACGTCTCCTCCACGATAGATTCCTCGTTGACAATGGTGATGGGGGAGGACATGGTCAAGGTGGTGGCTTGGTACGACAACGAATGGGGATACAG CCAAAGAGTTGTCGATTTGGCTCATCTGGTGGCGAGCCAGTGGCCTGGAGCCCCTGCACAGGCGAGTGGAGATCCTCTCGAGGACTTCTGTCAGACCAATCCGTCGACCGACGAATGCAAAGTCTTTGAAAGTTAA
- the LOC121984800 gene encoding probable serine/threonine-protein kinase PBL21: protein MRCFPCFSPRRRGIDGRIEDAPRSDSTSGVAVDASSGNEKNASYQESGRRESAKKFAFKDLAMACQNFQKTSVIGEGGFGRVYKGRLDTGQMVAIKQLDHDGAQGSKEFLVEVLMLVVLRHPNLVSLVGYCAEGGERLLVYEYMPKGSLEDHLFNVSPERPPLDWNARMKIALGVAKGLTYLHNVANPPVIYRDMKAANILLDNDFNPKLSDFGLAKLGPVGDDTHVSTRVMGTYGYCAPDYAMTGKLTLKSDVYSFGVLLLELITGRRAFDPLRPYAQRNLTLWVHPFLNHRKTILRLADPYLRHCFPPQAFQQLVYISSMCLKEQAHVRPTMTDVVATLDVVASQPYAPEPAFMFTDRAPSLNLRQKG from the exons ATGAGGTGTTTTCCCTGTTTCAGCCCTCGCCGGAGGGGAATCGACGGTAGGATTGAAGACGCCCCTCGCTCCGATTCTACTTCGGGAGTAGCGGTCGATGCTTCTTCAG GGAATGAGAAGAATGCGTCATATCAAGAGAGCGGGAGGAGAGAATCCGCGAAAAAGTTCGCCTTTAAGGATCTCGCCATGGCCTGCCAGAACTTTCAAAAGACCAGTGTAATCGGTGAAGGGGGTTTCGGTAGGGTTTACAAAGGGCGACTTGATACAGGCCAG ATGGTGGCCATCAAGCAGCTTGACCATGACGGTGCGCAGGGAAGTAAAGAATTCCTGGTGGAGGTTCTGATGCTGGTGGTGTTGCGGCATCCGAACCTTGTGAGTTTGGTAGGGTATTGTGCTGAGGGAGGTGAGCGACTGTTAGTTTACGAGTACATGCCTAAAGGAAGCTTGGAGGATCACTTATTCA ATGTATCACCAGAGAGACCACCTCTCGACTGGAATGCGCGAATGAAGATTGCTCTTGGAGTTGCAAAAGGGCTCACATACTTGCATAATGTTGCAAACCCACCTGTTATTTACCGAGACATGAAGGCTGCAAATATATTGTTGGATAACGACTTCAACCCGAAGCTCTCTGATTTTGGGCTTGCAAAACTAGGACCCGTTGGCGACGATACACATGTTTCGACAAGAGTAATGGGAACATACGGCTACTGTGCCCCTGACTATGCCATGACTGGTAAGCTCACTCTGAAATCTGATGTTTACAGTTTCGGTGTGCTGCTTCTGGAGCTGATAACAGGACGACGAGCTTTTGACCCTTTGAGGCCTTATGCACAGCGGAACTTGACACTTTGG GTGCATCCCTTTCTCAACCACAGGAAGACAATTTTGCGGCTGGCTGATCCATATCTCCGACACTGCTTTCCTCCACAGGCATTCCAACAGTTGGTTTACATAAGCTCAATGTGTCTGAAGGAGCAGGCTCATGTTCGGCCGACCATGACCGATGTTGTGGCTACCCTAGACGTTGTAGCATCCCAGCCTTATGCTCCGGAACCTGCCTTCATGTTCACAGACAGAGCTCCATCTTTGAATCTAAGACAAAAGGGCTAA